In a genomic window of Columba livia isolate bColLiv1 breed racing homer chromosome 4, bColLiv1.pat.W.v2, whole genome shotgun sequence:
- the LOC135579329 gene encoding uncharacterized LOC128125818 homolog has translation MEFIFLVLYFSFFICLCALVCLYFSGCQEMTYKHEGKKLLISSSDCITRKLIFNHFYNVRLST, from the coding sequence ATGGAGTTCATATTTCTTGttttatacttttctttttttatctgcCTCTGTGCTTTGGTGTGCCTGTATTTTTCTGGCTGCCAAGAAATGACATATAAGCATGAAGGTAAGAAGTTACTGATTAGCTCATCTGATTGCATTACAAGGAAATTAATCTTCAATCATTTTTACAATGTTAGATTAAGTACTTGA